In Drosophila nasuta strain 15112-1781.00 chromosome 2R, ASM2355853v1, whole genome shotgun sequence, a single genomic region encodes these proteins:
- the LOC132787691 gene encoding ras-related C3 botulinum toxin substrate 1 — translation MSTGRPIKCVVVGDGTVGKTCMLISYTTDSFPGEYVPTVFDNYSAPMQVDTIQVSLGLWDTAGQEDYDRLRPLSYPQTDVFLICYSVASPSSFENVTSKWYPEIKHHCPDAPIILVGTKIDLRDDRETLSGLAEQGLTPLKREQGQKLANKIRAVKYMECSALTQRGLKQVFEEAVRAVLRPEPLKRRQRKCLVM, via the exons ATGTCAACCGGAAGGCCCATAAAATGTGTCGTCGTTGGCGACGGTACTGTCGGAAAGACTTGCATGCTAATCTCCTACACAACAGATAGTTTTCCCGGTGAATATGTGCCTACAGT CTTCGATAATTACTCGGCACCTATGCAAGTGGACACAATACAAGTGTCGCTGGGATTGTGGGATACAGCCGGTCAAGAGGACTATGACCGCTTGAGACCGCTCTCCTACCCACAGACAGATGTTTTCCTGATATGCTACAGTGTGGCGAGTCCCTCGTCATTCGAAAATGTCACCTCCAAATGGTATCCAGAGATCAAACATCACTGCCCCGACGCTCCCATCATACTTGTTG GCACCAAAATCGATTTGCGTGACGATCGCGAGACATTGAGCGGCTTGGCCGAACAGGGTTTGACGCCGCTTAAGCGCGAGCAAGGTCAAAAGTTGGCGAATAAAATACGCGCTGTGAAATACATGGAATGCTCCGCCTTGACGCAGCGCGGCCTCAAGCAA GTATTTGAGGAAGCGGTGCGCGCTGTACTGAGGCCAGAGCCGTTAAAGCGACGCCAGCGAAAGTGTTTAGTTATGTAA
- the LOC132787690 gene encoding probable enoyl-CoA hydratase, which translates to MQKLFVVNRYICNKIRTNDLIKNNLQKRTLCLSAVRHAESEEKSATPAPTILIEKDANITLIGINREQQRNSIDGATAEKLSEAINQFEADDSSPVGVLYGIGGSFSAGYDVQELEAEAQRGSLNFLLRHEGSVGPTRRHTRKPLVCGISGYCVAGGLELALLCDLRVMEDTAVLGFFNRRLGVPLSDGGTVRLAAAVGYSNAVDIIQTGRRVYAKEAQRIGLVNRVVATGTALGQAVNLAFSIAKFPMASLMHDRNALLDNANAYNRPGFYAAVHNEIMNVSAAMVTDMQEGVKRFKSSDTKGATTDTYQIKQKAIPDWEKAEIAIEESKKTS; encoded by the exons ATGCAgaaattgtttgttgtgaATCGTTATATCTGCAATAAAATTCGAACtaatgatttaattaaaaacaatttacaaaaaagAACGCTATGCCTAAGTGCTGTAAGACATGCGGAAAGTGAAGAAAAGAGTGCAACACCAGCTCCAACAATACTAATCGAAAAAGATGCAAACATAACATTGATTGGCATCAACAGAGAGCAACAACGTAACTCGATTGATGGCGCAACAGCGGAGAAGCTCTCCGAGGCTATCAATCAGTTCGAGGCCGACGACAGTTCGCCGGTGGGAGTTTTATATGGCATAGGTGGATCCTTTTCTGCCGGCTACGATGTGCAAGAGCTGGAAGCAGAGGCGCAACGTGGCAGTTTGAATTTCTTACTGCGCCACGAAGGATCTGTAGGCCCTACAAGACGTCACACTAGGAAACCGCTGGTGTGCGGCATCAGCGGTTATTGTGTTGCTGGTGGTCTGGAGTTAGCGCTGCTCTGCGATCTACGTGTTATGGAGGACACGGCTGTGTTAGGCTTCTTCAATCGTCGCCTAGGCGTTCCATTGAGCGATGGTGGCACCGTCCgcttagctgctgctgttggctacTCTAATGCCGTGGACATCATCCAGACTGGACGGCGGGTCTATGCAAAGGAAGCTCAACGCATTGGGCTGGTTAATCGCGTTGTGGCCACGGGCACAGCATTGGGCCAGGCAGTTAATTTGGCCTTCTCCATTGCTAAGTTTCCCATGGCTTCGTTAATGCACGATCGCAATGCGCTGCTGGATAATGCGAATGCCTATAATCGACCCGGTTTCTATGCGGCCGTTCACAACGAGATCATGAACGTGTCCGCTGCAATGGTCACGGATATGCAGGAGGGTGTCAAGCGCTTTAAGAGTT CTGATACGAAAGGCGCCACAACTGACACGTATCAAATTAAGCAGAAGGCAATCCCAGACTGGGAGAAAGCTGAAATCGCAATAGAGGAAAGCAAAAAGACTTCGTAA